AGGTATTCATCGATATTGGATGACAATCTTGATGCTTCCTCGGAGAATAGAGTCAAGGCCTGGAAGGATGGGCTGGAATTATTCGTTACACATCCTTTGACGGGAGTCGGAGCCGGGGCTTTTGCCTGGGCGCGGGTGGAAAGGTTCGGAGTATATCTTAATCCTCATAATCTCTATGTCCAGGTTCTGGCCGAACTGGGGTCTATCGGGACTTTCATTTTTTTCATGTTCCTGATAGATATATTTAGGATAAATCGCCGCATTATTAAGAAAGTACAGGTCAGGGGCTCGCCCCATGCTCTTCTGGAGCCGTTCGCCAGAGCAACTATCATTGCCTGTCTCTCGCTTCTGGTGACCGGCATTTTCTCCCATTCGGCGTACCGGTACACCTGGTATCTCCTGGCGGCACTGACAGTGGTTTTACAGCAATTTGCCAGAATGGAACCGGAAGAGATTGCCGCCGTGCCGCGGGAGGCACAGGTCCCGAAGGCGGCGGAAAGCCTGCCGCATGATTAGGCGGATATTATGAATCTATACTCGGCTTTACTAAGAAGAACCGTATTCCCCTTGATTTTGAAGAGGGATGAACGGCTTTCGGCCTTAAGGCACTGGCATTTTCTTGAGCGAAGTCAGTACTGGTCGCGGCAGGAGCTTCTTGACTATCAATGGATGAAACTAAGAAAGCTCCTGCAGTACAGCTATGAAAATTCGCGATATTACGCGCGGCTTTTCAGAGAACGGGGACTGACGCCGCAGTCATTCAAGAGCTTTGGGGATCTGGCTCTGTTGCCGATGCTGACCCGCAACGATCTTTTCAACCACAAGGATGAGATCTTCTCAAAAAAATACGATGTGGCCGCGGTGCAGGAGGTTGTTTCCGGCGGCACCACGGGAGTCCAGGCAATATTGTATCGTGACCCGGAGAGTTTTAATATAAAAATGGGGCTGGGCTGGCGTCACGAAGGGTGGATGGGAAGAAAACCCTGCGATAAAATGGCCTTTTTCTGGCCGGTCCACGCCGATTTCTACGATCCGGGAACCTGGAAGACCAAGTTCAAGATTCGGCATCTGATAAGGGAAGCTTATTATTATGCCGGTTCGGCCAAAAAAGAAGTCATGCAGGAATTCTATGAAAACCTGATGGATTTCAGGGCCGACTACCTGAAAGTTTTTCCGAATCCTC
This portion of the Candidatus Zixiibacteriota bacterium genome encodes:
- a CDS encoding O-antigen ligase family protein → RYSSILDDNLDASSENRVKAWKDGLELFVTHPLTGVGAGAFAWARVERFGVYLNPHNLYVQVLAELGSIGTFIFFMFLIDIFRINRRIIKKVQVRGSPHALLEPFARATIIACLSLLVTGIFSHSAYRYTWYLLAALTVVLQQFARMEPEEIAAVPREAQVPKAAESLPHD